From Pseudoxanthomonas sp. CF385, a single genomic window includes:
- a CDS encoding acyltransferase — MGHETSSPSRMVELDALRGIAAVAVLGYHFTTRYEEQIGHAKGVPVDLLAGKYGVYLFFLISGFVIFMTLERTRSAADFVVSRFSRLFPAYWVAVLLTACVVYTAGLPLQQLPAGQALLNFTMVQEILGAEHLDGSYWTLQIELFFYVQMLFWYMLGQLKRIHWIIGGWLVLATIEGLCEKYHWHFSYWVRELMILRFIPFFAIGILFYRLHRYPDEWRLNLVMLLCALLAIAIGERPIFLPVALACCAIFALFIRGKLAFLDTRFFAFLGAISYTLYLVHQAIGFVVIHHLERAGVPAWLACIGAAALSLALATLLHRLVERPAMEWIRGNWKATRMHTLANR, encoded by the coding sequence ATGGGTCACGAAACGTCTTCGCCCTCGCGGATGGTGGAACTGGATGCCCTGCGCGGTATCGCCGCGGTCGCCGTGCTGGGTTACCACTTCACAACGCGTTACGAGGAGCAGATCGGCCATGCCAAGGGCGTGCCGGTGGACCTGCTGGCGGGGAAGTACGGCGTCTACCTGTTCTTCCTGATCAGCGGCTTCGTGATCTTCATGACGCTGGAGCGGACCCGATCGGCGGCGGATTTCGTGGTGTCCCGGTTCTCCCGCCTGTTCCCGGCCTACTGGGTGGCGGTGCTGCTGACCGCCTGCGTGGTCTACACCGCCGGCCTTCCGCTGCAGCAGCTTCCCGCCGGGCAGGCGCTGCTCAACTTCACCATGGTGCAGGAGATCCTGGGCGCCGAGCACCTGGATGGTTCCTACTGGACCCTGCAGATCGAGTTGTTCTTCTACGTGCAGATGCTGTTCTGGTACATGCTCGGGCAGCTGAAGCGGATCCACTGGATCATCGGCGGCTGGCTGGTGCTGGCGACCATCGAGGGCCTGTGCGAGAAGTACCACTGGCATTTTTCGTACTGGGTGCGGGAACTGATGATCCTGCGCTTCATCCCGTTCTTCGCGATCGGCATCCTGTTCTACCGCCTGCACCGTTACCCGGACGAATGGCGGCTCAACCTGGTGATGCTGCTGTGCGCGCTGCTCGCCATCGCCATCGGCGAGCGCCCGATCTTCCTGCCGGTGGCGCTGGCGTGCTGCGCGATCTTCGCGCTGTTCATCCGCGGCAAGCTGGCGTTCCTGGATACCCGGTTCTTCGCGTTCCTCGGCGCGATCTCGTACACGCTGTACCTGGTCCACCAGGCCATCGGCTTCGTCGTGATCCACCACCTGGAGCGCGCGGGCGTGCCGGCCTGGCTGGCCTGCATCGGCGCGGCCGCGCTGTCCCTGGCGCTGGCCACGCTGCTGCACCGGCTGGTCGAACGGCCGGCGATGGAATGGATCCGCGGCAACTGGAAGGCCACCCGCATGCACACGCTGGCCAACCGATGA